The genomic window AAGCCAGGCGATTTATCACTCTCATCGATACATTGTACGATAATAGGGTAAACATCTGTTATGTACCTTAAATTATATCAGCAGTTAGGAACTTATCCAGATTAatccataaaattatatagaatatttaaaaatttgcaaatcaaAATACTATAGCaagttttcgaaaaattaaataaaatagttttagatttttatttcaaacaataatttttgaagaGGGTTAAGGATTAAAGGTTTAGGATTAAAGGTACTTAATCAGAAATCACATTTAGACGGTTGCCTGTCACTAATATTTATAGCTCGCGTGTTTTATGAACATGTGACTGTCTAAATGTAACTTGTGATTGATcagttttaaacttttaaaaattatgtaaaataaaaatttacaaataattatatctgatttaattttttgagaacTATTTTGCTCTATAGTATTTCGAGTTATTTCGGGAcactgtataaaaaaatttttgattaataaattaaagcaaaGCCAATATGAATAatgaaagtttattaaattgtaggTGCGAGTAGTTATGTCGGCAGCTGTACCACACACGCAATTGTTTTTACCGGAAAGTGAGTCCGAATACACCGAATACACCGATGAGAAGAGAATGTTGATGGATGATTTAAAGATTTCGCATGGTTCGGTACATGTCGATTTTAAAGCAACATGTCGATTATACGCAAATTTCTTgcgtataaaattgatttcattatattaattttatctttaggAGGATCACAAGGCGAACATCTTTACTGGAGAAGAGGAGCTTTTCGCGTTTGATCGTACCGTGTCGCGTCTGGCTGAGATGCAAACCTCACAGTATTGGGAGCAATGGGAGCACCACAGATAATgatagttttaatattagcaaATAGATTCGTATAGCTCCGTAcgaatttattctttacttgaGGCTAACGCAGGTTGTTAGTATTGACGAGCGTAATTTTTAAACGATCTCTCGCGCGAGCATTAAACTTTCGTCAAGTGCACGCGTTTCGTCCATGTTTAACTTTCTCGTCCGTTTAACTTTCTCAGTATTTTGTCTCGTAAATTATTTCGTTAAGGACACAAGAGTTCCTCGGAGATTACCTTtaacgttaaattatttatatgattatttatgAGTGTAAAATCATATAAAGTGAGCCCTTATGCAATATGTACGTTTGtattgtgtgtatatatgcAAAAGTCAATTGcagttaaattacaattaaaatgaatttttgcattaatgatgtatttttcttctctGTTGTACCGCAATAATATTGAACATTGAAAAATCTTCAGAattgagaaaattaatattttaaaactgaatTAAAGTCAAtgacttataattaaattctgttaaaagttgcgttaaaataaattgtcaaatttaattttttatttgtggattaagtttatatgaaataattaaacattttctcacaaaatttttgtttaagtttcaaaaataactagttaaaaacttatttaaaattaatcaaggtaaaatcaatgtaaaaatgattgattttttattatctaataacatttattatttataacaaactttttagctataaattattcaacCAATTGCTAATTTTACAGTACCTGTACACTTTATCATCGATGATCGGTCACATCAATATTCTAATTATCTTTGGAAAGGTTTATTACACCTGATGGTGGTACACACACGATGTAtacaatacatacatatacatgccaaagaaatttatcagtttacatttttttaaatagtcatttaaaacacaaaataaatttactttttcccTATAAAACAACAAATACGATCATTGTGATTATTATCTCTAGTCCTAAATAACGAGacggaaaaaatttaattgtataagtACCACGTATTGCAAGTGTCCAACTCCGTATCTCCGTGTTTATCGTTCTTATCGCTTGTAGAGAATAATAACATAACTGCTTCATTTCAAATAAAGATTAACAGAGACGACTCTTGGATGTGTGTGATAATCACGTGGCAGTTTCGTACAAATTTGTCCATGTTTTCCTCGAAATCATGGATAACCATCCGGTAACCTCTCAAGGATTTCAAGTAAAAGTAAGCGACACGGTCCaaggtaattaattaatgtagcATTTCtgatttcatattattttattcaaacatcTGTTCTTATATTTACACATTCCTATTacttatacacacacatataaaattgttataatacatatttatacaaatatatatgttgtgtgtgtgtgtgtgtgtgtgtatgtgtgtgtaaaatttgttatatttgaattttattttttagtctGGTTAAAATCGTTGGAGGTGTACATCAACGAACCAGCGGTAAAGAAAAGCGAGCGACAAATAGTTTATTTAGCAGATTCACTAACAGGGGACAATAAAGTGGCTTGGTTATTAAGGGCAATAAGTTTTCTCGACTTAACCACTTTGAGTAACGACGATACGAACAACACAGTGGAAcaattgtgtaaaaatgtaaattgaaacatgggtgttattctttaatatgagtgtaattgattgattatttaatattgcagGCTGCAAATCCCGTAAAAAGCCTGCCATTTCAATGGAATAAGCCGCTTCACACAGCTGCCGTTTGTGTTTATCCATCCAAAGTACAAGCTGCAGTGACTACTTTAAAGAGACTGAACaagaataatgaaattaagATTGCGAGTGGTAAGAAACAAAACATTTCTTCTAACTTGACTTGTAgacgtaattatattatttaatacaattttgtaacAGTGGCAGCAGGTTTTCCTTCTGGACAATATCCATTGGAGACGCGATTGCAGGAAGTGCGCTATGCCATAAAATTTGGAGCGCAGGAAATAGATGTTGTGATTGATCGTTCGTTAGTTTTGAATCATGACTGGATGAAACTATATGATGAGTTGACAGCTATTCGTAAAGTTTGTAATGAGAATGAGGAAATATCAATATGTTTGAAGGTTATCATATCATCAGGGGAATTGTTCAATTTGAAAGATGTGTACAAAGCATCTATGGTAGCTCTGTTTGCTGGCGCTAATTTTATCAAGACATCTACGGGGAAAGATACAGCTAATGCGACGTTGCCAATGGGCATTGTTATGTGTAGAGCGATAAAAGAGTATGAAAGACTGACTACAAAAAAGGTACAGGATTTTACATTGATCTTTGCCATAATTGAGATctgtaacatatttattatttttagatggGCTTTAAACCTGCCGGAGGCATTAAAACTGCACAAGATGCTTTACGATGGATGGTCTTAGTTAAGGAAGAATTGGGAAAAGATTGGTTGACAAACGAACGTTTTAGAATTGGTGCATCCAGTTTATTGGTTGACCTTgacaaagaaattaataaaacatataaagaAGCTTCagttttacaagaaaaagatCCTGCCTCCAATGAGCAGATACCTGAAAGTTCCAAAGAAGAAAAttctaaagaaaatatacCATTCAGTGAAGAAAAGATACCTAAAAGTtcgaaagaagagaaaaagaataagagaaaagaagataaataagACTCTAGAAATTAGATCTGGTGGaaacaatgataaaatatttttgtatcatttctatatattcataatttgaAACTAGTTTgtgctttttataaatttcaataaattttattacataatgtgttgtaagaattaattgtttgaaaaattcacccgcaataaattttaattttagtttaattttttaagttataataaaattaggcACAATTGCTTTGTCAAAAGAACGAGAGAAGatctttttagaaattaactGTAAGTCGCACATATGAGTAGATGAGATAACGAAGAATAACGTAAAAAAGGATGAACATTCACACATAGCATACATGCTTAcgagttaataaattattagacaAACAATCAATTGTATTTTAGTCGAAACATCAATGTAATTGAATGAATACGAATTAGACTTACTAcccgatttaattttaaaaaaggtaaaataaacacgtctttatttcttaatcaCAGATCGAGGtttgattatatttgataatatgaaaatttatttcaattgaagaaagttaaataaaaaactaattatactTTGTTTCTTTAGTTTATTTATCATGTTTAGTTAATATTAGTGAAATTATCCTCGACTAACAATGcaagttgtaaaatttttcataaattctttatgtttttgttttccttctctttcctctttctttctttcttcttgaaaaagattacttataattaatataaacattaaaaaatctaactCGATTCAAGCaataaagtaacaaataacaattgttagataattatgatatagatatataataaatgatatagaAAATGATATACACTGACAGAAA from Monomorium pharaonis isolate MP-MQ-018 unplaced genomic scaffold, ASM1337386v2 scaffold_213, whole genome shotgun sequence includes these protein-coding regions:
- the LOC105833830 gene encoding deoxyribose-phosphate aldolase gives rise to the protein MDNHPVTSQGFQVKVSDTVQVWLKSLEVYINEPAVKKSERQIVYLADSLTGDNKVAWLLRAISFLDLTTLSNDDTNNTVEQLCKNAANPVKSLPFQWNKPLHTAAVCVYPSKVQAAVTTLKRLNKNNEIKIASVAAGFPSGQYPLETRLQEVRYAIKFGAQEIDVVIDRSLVLNHDWMKLYDELTAIRKVCNENEEISICLKVIISSGELFNLKDVYKASMVALFAGANFIKTSTGKDTANATLPMGIVMCRAIKEYERLTTKKMGFKPAGGIKTAQDALRWMVLVKEELGKDWLTNERFRIGASSLLVDLDKEINKTYKEASVLQEKDPASNEQIPESSKEENSKENIPFSEEKIPKSSKEEKKNKRKEDK